One part of the Xiphophorus maculatus strain JP 163 A chromosome 1, X_maculatus-5.0-male, whole genome shotgun sequence genome encodes these proteins:
- the LOC102231189 gene encoding twist-related protein 2-like: MREDELSRDDHPKGRVVPKEKLARPLSNACPVVVATPGITGRKRQIGSHTEDHLTPLTPTSSDNSNKVTPEGNIQIYTSTGPKKLKQSPQHRPPSSSPSLSPLPGHSPGGLPALEDPQAQRAIANIRERQRTQSLNEAFASLRKIIPTLPSDKLSKIQTLKLASRYIDFLYQVLQSNEMDSKLAGCNYLAHERLSYAFSVWRMEGAWSTMSAGH; this comes from the coding sequence ATGAGAGAGGATGAACTGTCCAGAGATGATCACCCTAAAGGAAGGGTGGTTCCCAAAGAGAAGTTGGCAAGACCACTTTCTAATGCCTGTCCTGTTGTTGTAGCCACTCCAGGCATTACCGGACGTAAACGTCAGATTggctcacacacagaggatcaccTTACTCCACTCACCCCTACCTCATCGGACAACAGCAACAAAGTCACACCAGAGGGCAACATTCAGATATACACCTCAACAGGCCccaaaaaactcaaacagaGCCCTCAGCATCGGCCGCCTTCTTCCAGCCCCTCGCTTTCTCCCCTGCCAGGTCACAGTCCTGGAGGACTCCCAGCCCTTGAAGACCCACAAGCTCAACGGGCCATCGCCAACATCCGTGAACGCCAGCGGACTCAGTCGCTAAACGAAGCGTTTGCCTCGCTGCGCAAGATCATTCCAACACTTCCCTCGGACAAATTGAGCAAAATTCAGACTCTCAAGTTGGCATCCCGCTATATTGACTTTCTGTACCAGGTTCTGCAAAGTAACGAGATGGACAGCAAGCTTGCCGGGTGCAACTACCTGGCACATGAGAGACTGAGCTATGCCTTCTCTGTGTGGCGGATGGAAGGGGCATGGTCAACTATGTCTGCAGGTCACTAG